The DNA sequence TCAGGGGTCCCCActgccccaccctgccccctgGCCCCCTCTGCTGTGGAGACCGGAAGCTGGCAGAGTCTCTGGCACCCCATTATTCTGCCGTTTCTGGGGCTGCTCCCCTTGTCCTGGAGGTGGGGCTGCTCCTGGGCCCTTCGCCCAGTCCTGGGGACACGGTACCTgcccctccagccccagctccaagGGGTCTTCCTCTCAGACCACCAAGACCAGAcccaggcccagagaggtcaGGATCAAAAGAAGGGCCCCTACTTTTCTGGGTGGGCTGAGAACAAACTTGGGGAGAGGGCTCTGGTCCCTGGTGGTCCCCAGAGCACTGAGGCTTGAATCAAGTACCACCAGGGTCTCCTGCCTGACAGGGAGCCCAGCTCCTGGGCGGCTGTGCACTGACCACCTGCTCAGcatcccagtggcctggggagGCCCAATTCCAAGCATGGACGCCTCTAGTCGTGATGCTGAGGTGGGCAGAAAGGGGGTGGGGACGTGAGGCTCAGGGGAGGGCCACCACCTGCCCAGGGCCAAGAGCCAGGGAGAGGCTGGCTCAGGcctgtgggcagaggccaggtctCCCTCCCGTTCACACAGGCCCCGAGGGCCAGCGGGCTGTACCCTGCCCCTCCGCCATCATGGGAAGAGGGTGCACCCGGGCCTCCTGGGAGCCAAGACATGGCCGGGGCCTGGACCCCTAGGCCGGTCCTGCCCCCTGTCCCCAAGCTCTCTATCCAAAGCTGCACCTGTCACTCTCTGACCTGCTCAGACTCCCCAGGGCgcccagcagctcccaggccGGGCTGAAGGCCTCCTGCCAGCTGCGGGCCGTTCCCCAGGTGCCCGCTGGGAGCCCGGGCACCCCCAGCCCTGAGAGTCCCTGGCTGCACACCCCTCTGGGTCTAGATTCCAGGGGTCTGGGGCCCCTGCTGGGGGCAGTGATGTCCGAGTGCagctgtccccaggcctggccagggccGCTCCCTCCCGTAGCCACCTCTGCTCTGACCTCTGCCCTGCGGTTGGcgctgccctcctcctccttcttctcctcggGGTAGCCTCGGGCCTGCAGGGGCAAGCCCGCCTCCACACTGTCCTCCGGGGAGGATGGCCTCCAGCCTCGGCGCAGCTGCAGGCCAGGCCCCCTGGGGCCAAAGGCCCGGGCCCGGAAGGAGAGCTTCATGGAGCGGTCGGGGTCGGGGCCGGGGtcatcctcctcatcctccccGTCCAGCCGCTTCCCTGCCGTCAGCTCCTGGGCCAGCTGGTCCATCTTGCTCCACCGAGGGGCCTCCTCCCACTCCCTGGAGGGCCGCGGCTCCTGCTCCCCGCTCTTCCCGGCCTGGCCTCGGGGGGCCCCTGCcgtgtcctcctcctcctgctcctcctgcctgggccgCTCTCCCCTGCCCTCGGGGGGCCGGGCCTCCTCAGCCCCCGGCTTCGGGCCTCCATCCACCACTAGAGCCGCAGACCGACCTGGAGCAGGTGACAGAGCAGGAGGTCAGGGCCAGCAGCTCCCCGTCCCACTGCCCAGCAGCCTCTGCGGGCCACGGTCAGGCCACGGGCTTGGCTCTCAGGGTCGTGCCTTTGCACAGTGTCCACGTGGAGAGCAGGGCCACCCCGATACCCTGCCCATCAAGACCCCTCAGAGCTCCGGGGTGGGGGGCCAGAGCCAGCTCCTCCCCTAGCCCAGAAGCCTCTGGCCCAGCGGGCCACCCCCGGGGGCTGCCAGGGAGTCAGCTGACCCATCATGGAAGACAACACTGTCCCCAGATCAGCCTGTTCCCACCTGTCATTCTGTCTCTCTGTTCCCAGAGCCTGGCCACCTACCCTGCAATGCCCCTCTTGCCTCCTGGGCCAGGGGTGTGCTGTGTGGAACAGGGGAGAGGAATAGTGTGGAAGTCAGACAAACTGGGGTTGGAATTTCAACTTTTACTACaaattagctgtgtgactttgggaaaaTTACTTAATCACTCTGAGCTCCACTTCCCCGTCTGGAATATGGACCTAATACCTACCTTTCGGGATTGTGATGAAGACGGAACAAGATTAAGGATGAgattccctcccaccccacccccccagacATGCTGGTTCAGGTCCCCATCATACATACTCTCGTCTTTCCGTGTCTCCTTGTAGCCGAGGCTCTGTGGGGGCTCAGATGCTGCAGTGGGGCCTTCCTCCTCCGGGGAAGCCTTTTCTGcggcctcctcctcttccccctctgtCTGCGACCCTGGTTCTGCACTCAGGCCCTGGGAGGGGCCCTCACCGTCCCCCACAGCCTGCGGGCCCGAGCGCCTGTGGCCTGCGAGGCTGGCTGGTGGCTGAGTGTTAGGGGCCTCCTCCCCCGGGGCCTGGCTGTCCCCCTGCCCAGGCTCAGGGAAGGCCCGGGGCCTGGCTGTGTCTGGGGCCTCGGGGCTCGGCTCTGCCTCTTGGGCATCTCTTCTCTCTGCAGCACCTTTTGAGGATGGTTCTTCTGTCACCTCTGCAAAAACAACAGGGCGAAGTTAGGCCCTGAGGACAGCTAGCTGTACTGGGGCCTCCTGGAGGCCACCTGCGGTCGTGGTCATCCTGTGCCTTGGCTTCCAGGAAGCTCGGCCTGAGACTAGAGTTAGGGTTCTCCTCCATTCTGGGCTTGATCTGAGTATACCTGgattgtggtttttatttctgtctcttaaTACAGGATGtaacttaaaaaaactaaaaataaaacccaaaacaaaaagcagCAGACCCTGAAATGAAAATTAGGACACTGGCTGAactgctgtgtgatcttgggcaaaccacttaacctctctgtgtaaGAGGCGCCATGACTGCAACTCCATTTTCCCCTCCATATGGGGCTCCTCTGTCTCCTGCACCCTGTGAAAGTGCTCAGTTCCTCAGGATTTTCTCCAGGACAAAAAGCCCCCATCGTTGCTAGAGTGAGCGCCACTGAGCAAGGCGGCCCCAGGCGCATTCCACCATTTGAGCTCCGGCAGGTCCCCAAGGCTGGGCACGTGCTCACCCCACAGGACACACTGAGCGGCAGACAGGGGAGGCGGCGGGACCACTGCTCACACAGGCTGCAGGCCACAAGTTAAGCCCGCTCCCAGCCCCCACACGCCAGCTCAGGGTCCCTTGCGTAGAGCTCTGGGTGCGTGTGCCCACACGGATGCCACGCTATGTCCCTCCGAGGCCAGGGCAGGCCTGCGTGGCGACCCAGACTCGTTCCCGTGAAGCCAAGATGGGGGTCCAAGCCGCACCCAGCAGCGCCAAGTGGACAGTGTGGGCCAGGCTCCGGGCAGCTGGGCTGACCTGCcggctccctcccagccccagatCAGGGCCACTGGGACCCCCGCTCCTAGAACCGGCCTCATCCACGGCCATGAAAGAGCCACGCCCTGCAGGTGGCCTGTGGCTCCCCAGGTGGGAGGACAGCCACCGCCTGGCCCCGGCGGAGCCACGGCAGCCAACCCACCCAGTGCTCTGGTTTCCAGAATGAGGACCCGGTTTCCCCGTGTCCCCGCCGCTCCTCGCACCCCCCTGAGATTGGCTACTCTAAGGAGCCACCAAATCCCGGGAGGGCAGGGGTGGGCCAGCTCTGTGCAGGGGGTACTGGGTGGACCCACCTGCCAGGCCACAGCACTCCCCCTCAGGGCCCCAGCACCTGGATGGACAGTGGGACACCGCGGCCAGGACCCGTGGCTGTGCCGTGGGACCACCCGTGTGCAGCCCACCTTGGGGGGGGAACAGGAGCTGCCGCCCGGGGCCTGCAGGAGGGGCCCTGGCTCTGGGGAGGCCCTGCCCTTCAGGAGGCCCCGCCCCTCTCGCCCCTCCCGCTCTGGCCAGCAGGGCTGGCACTGACCTTGGGGCTTGGCCTCGCCGCTCTGGCTCTCGAGGACCTCCGAGAGCTCCTCCTCGAAGCTGCGGTGCTTCTTGTGCTGCTGCGCCCTCTCCTTGGCCCCTGGGGAGGAGGACGGGGAGGCCCGTTGGGTCCACTCTGTGGGTCCAGGAGGCCGAAGGTCCCCACTTCCCCATGTGGAGTGGGCGGGTCATGTTCCAGGCCTGCCCAGTGAGACCTGGAGGGGTCTCAGCCAGGGGTGGCAGGTTGGTCCCCCCGCCCTCGTCTGGGGCCATCGGGTGGCCACGCCACCTCCACAGACTCAGATGCTGCTCTGGGAAAGGACAGCGAGCCCTGTCTGGGCCTCGCGGGACCACCAAGGCCCTGAGGGACAGAGGGCTGCAGGGCGGGAGTGGGAGTGAGGGACCCTCAGGATCTGTAGCTCAGGGACCTGGAGCAGGAACAACAGTGACCGCTCGTCTCCTCCGGGTGCTCTCAGCCCAGGCCCCGGGAGAAGCCAGCCCTGCTTGCCCTGAGCCCAGTCAGCCGCTGGGGTCCACATCCATCCTGCCCCGTCCCGGCACTGCCCCAGCTGCCGCAGCCGCCCTGACTGTCCCCACACCCGCGCCTCACTCTGGGCACTGGCCCCTCTGCGGGGTCAGCTCTGCAGCTGGAGATGGCTCTTGCCCTTATGGGGACATCTGGGACAGCTGTGAGCCAGGGAGCAGTCCTGGGCCCAGAAAGGTGTGAGTCCCAGGGCTCTGGGGCCACTTCCTCACTGGGTCACCTATACATGGGGCACCGCAGGGCAGGTGCCAAGACAGGCAGGGCCGCAGGACAGCACAGGGGCCTAGAGGGCATGGGGGAGTGGGCAGAGGTTGCACCAGGATGGATGGCAGCGACCGCATGGGCCCCGTGCCTGGGTGCGGGTATGCAGGACCCCCTGCCCTCTAAGAGCCTCTGGTGACATTATATTTCATGACATAACTTTAGCTAGTCAGTGTTTAATCTCAAATTTATcgtttaattaaaatatttaatttttagtcgGAAACCTGAGCCAGGAACCCATGACAACACAGCCTGGGTCTTTGGGGCCAGAACGCGCCTCCTCCCCGCACCCTCATCTCTGGCACCTGCCGCCCAGGGGGATAGCCAGAGAAGGGCGCAGGTGAGCTGGGGGGCCGGGTTCTTGCTTCCTCCCCAGATCTGACCTCTCCATTCTCACACGGCCCGTCTGCTCCAGCAGCCTCAGAGGGGCACCTTCCCGAGCTGGAGCAGCCTTCCTGCCCCCACCAGTGCCCCCAGACCCAAGCCCAGGCCtggggggagctggggagggagggagggcggggggagtgggggagggcagggagggaggggaggcccAGCTCACAGACAGCAGCCCGCGGGTTGGTGCCCAGGGTGCCGATGGCCCTGCTCTAGACAAGGGGCCCTTCTCTCAGGAGTCAGCCAGGAGCAGCCAGGCCAGAGCCTGGTCCCGTGTGCTGGGTCAGTGCCGCCTTCCATCAAGACTGACCTCTGGGGGTGGCGGGAGCCTAATCCTCTAGCCCAGCACTCTGCCAGGTCGCCCTCAGGGACAAGGCACTCGCCACCTCTCAGCCAcccattcccaggagctgtggaCTCTGAGAGATGGGGCTTGCTCCAGGGTGTGGCATTGGCCCGCCCACTTAGAGGCAGCTGAAGTCTGGCTGATGTCCTGGGGCAGACAAGACCCTGCCTGGCCCCACCACTGCCCTGCAGAGAAGCTCCCGGGGGAAAGagcccttcttcctctctccttgagAAGAGCTGGCTTCTCAGTtttcagaggaaaggaaaaggaaagctcTCTGCATTCTAGTCTTGAAAGCAACCTCCTGAGATGGCTGAACTCCAGAGGCCAGGCGGCATTCGGAGAGCTGTTCCTGTGTACCGTGTGGCCCTGGACAGGCCactcaacctctctgaaccttgCTCTCTTTAATGCTATCAGTAACAAATTCAACCAGGTGGCAGAGGGGATCCTACCTTGCTGCCCTGTGATTGAAAACAAGTAACTGAGTGCCCCAGAGGACCTTTGCCAACCTTCCTCCCCAATTTTCGGATTCTCAATTGATGGGATTTACCCAGAATTATGTGTAAGGTGACTGGAGCATACCTTGGAGAGCAAGGTCTTGGAGCTCCTTCAGTAAATTCTGGTGCCGCAGGATGGACAGGATCCGCTCATCTGCAGGAAAGGACACAGTCACGGGTGGCTTCCAGAGAACAGTCAGGAGGAGATGAGCGTTCAGCTGAGTGCTAAGGAGTTATTCTGGAAACCCCGACAGGCGGCCAGTCAGATCGCATCCCGAGATGACACTTGGGAGACTGTCCCCCCTCCAAGCCGTCCATCACTTTTCTAGCACCTTAGAAAGGTCAGGCAGGGCCCCCACGGACCTCAGCCCAGGGACAGCGGGCCCTGGAGATGCCAGTCTCTCTAacccctcctgctgcagcctctgcCCATCCCGTCCTCTCCTCTGCACCCCAGTGCCCGTCCTCCACTGCCTCCCTCTGGATGGCCAGCGGGTCTTCTAAAGCCCCCTCCCCAGATGCTCACAGTGCCACCCAGCAGCTGGCCAAGGCTTGATAGCGGGAAAGATTCGGTCCTCCTCGGGCCCCACGGCACCCTTCAGCCGCCAGGGGCCAGACGCTATTCTGACCCTGGGAAAGCACCCAGAACCCCCCCACAGGGAGCTCACAGTCCAGACCTGCTGTTCCTGCGGGTTTCACTCTGCCCAGGAGTCGAGTGACCAATCTGTCCCCTCTGCTGGCCCACAGGCTCCAGGAGCGTAAGGCTGTGACCCCTCCCTCGCCCACCCCTCACGCCCCAGCGCAGTACCGGCCAAGGCAGGTCCTCACTGGGTGACACGTTGCACCCCAGCCACGCACGCCTCCCAGCCCAGGAGGTGGCCGCTCTCCCCAGGCCAGCCCCTACCTCCTCTGAGAGTCTCCAAACACTCCCGGCTGACGGGTGTGGGGCTGGGCTTGGACAGGGTGTCGGAGATGACCTCGACGATGCACTTCATGACCTGGAAGGGGAGCAGAGGTGGGCTGGGGCCAGCTCACAAGGGGCTCAGCCCCTCCCAGCGAGCACAGAAGAGCAGCTGCTTTTGTGCTCAAGAGTCCACGGAGGCCTGGCTCAGGGCACGACTCTGCCCTGGGCCAACAGTAATAGCCATGCTAACCCTCCTGTGGTGCCTGCCCTGGGTCAGGCCCTCCAGCTGCATGGCCAGGCCAGCCCGTGCCCCTCTAGGGTAAATCATGGGGGCTGGTACCTGCCGATTCCAAGGTTGCTTCCCTAGGATGAGGAACTGCTTCTGGGAACTGGAAGAATGTCTTTAAAAAGTGCTGCGCTCCTGCAGATGCCTCCAGGAAGTCCTCCCAGACTGCCCAGAGGAGAACAAAGACCTCCCCTGGTTCTGCCAGGTGTGACTCTCAACGCCCTCAGAGCTGTCACATGGAGGCACTATCAGTCTCATAGTGTGGCTTCCCATCTACCCAAGGGGTACAGCTGGATGTGGGGCACAGATCAGCTACATCTGGGTACCCATCCAAGGCCAATAGCAGCCTATACCTGAAAGCAGTGTCCAGCAAGATGCTGGGACAATCTAAGCATCTGATAACTGGACGATCTTTGACGATGGTGCCAACTGTAGGGTGGTatcctagctgtgtgatcttaggcAAGTATGCTTAAGAGACTCAGTTGCCTCATCTGGAGAGTAGGAGTGAGAATGCCTTCCCCAGGACCCTT is a window from the Urocitellus parryii isolate mUroPar1 chromosome 6, mUroPar1.hap1, whole genome shotgun sequence genome containing:
- the Chga gene encoding chromogranin-A isoform X1 encodes the protein MRCAAVLALLLCAGQVTALPVNSPMNKGDTEVMKCIVEVISDTLSKPSPTPVSRECLETLRGDERILSILRHQNLLKELQDLALQGAKERAQQHKKHRSFEEELSEVLESQSGEAKPQEVTEEPSSKGAAERRDAQEAEPSPEAPDTARPRAFPEPGQGDSQAPGEEAPNTQPPASLAGHRRSGPQAVGDGEGPSQGLSAEPGSQTEGEEEEAAEKASPEEEGPTAASEPPQSLGYKETRKDESRSAALVVDGGPKPGAEEARPPEGRGERPRQEEQEEEDTAGAPRGQAGKSGEQEPRPSREWEEAPRWSKMDQLAQELTAGKRLDGEDEEDDPGPDPDRSMKLSFRARAFGPRGPGLQLRRGWRPSSPEDSVEAGLPLQARGYPEEKKEEEGSANRRAEDQELESLSAIEAELERVAHQLQALRRG
- the Chga gene encoding chromogranin-A isoform X2 encodes the protein MRCAAVLALLLCAGQVTALPVNSPMNKGDTEVMKCIVEVISDTLSKPSPTPVSRECLETLRGDERILSILRHQNLLKELQDLALQGAKERAQQHKKHRSFEEELSEVLESQSGEAKPQGRSAALVVDGGPKPGAEEARPPEGRGERPRQEEQEEEDTAGAPRGQAGKSGEQEPRPSREWEEAPRWSKMDQLAQELTAGKRLDGEDEEDDPGPDPDRSMKLSFRARAFGPRGPGLQLRRGWRPSSPEDSVEAGLPLQARGYPEEKKEEEGSANRRAEDQELESLSAIEAELERVAHQLQALRRG